GCTGCGTGGTGACTCGGTCCAAATGCAAGGGGCGGAGCCCCCGAGCCGCCGCCTGGCGCTGCTGCATGCCCTGCAGCTGGGTTACCTGTACAGGTGAGCGCCCCGCCTTCGGGATGCGAGAGGGGAAGTGGCACCTGCTGCGGTGGCATCTAGGTCACCTGAACACGTGAGCGCCTTGCCCTCGGGGAGGTGGTGGGGAACAGCACCACACTTCACCTTTGTACCCTTGAGTTCTGAGCCGGAGAAGCGAGGGAAGGGGACCCTCCAGCCCAGGAGAGGCAACCAAGCCCCGTGGGTGCTTTAACATAGGTGAGAACGTTGGCTGACAGCTCTGGGAGCTCAGTCAGCCCCACCCTTCCTGGCACAGGTGAAGAAAGAGCTACGCTTGAGTTTCAGCGTCAGACTTCTCTGGAGCCTGTAAGCCTCAGTTTTACTCCTCCACACAAAGGTTAAAAATCCTGCATCCCGTGTCCGCGTTGGAGTCTctgtccagcttccagctaacgcTCATCCAGGGAGGCAGCCGgtagtggctcaagtctttggagacctgggctgggtgcctggctccagcctggctcagtgccCCCTGTAGCAGGTGtttggagggtgagccaggggatggagtttctgggtctagttatttctcaaaagaaaacccAGTGGGGGCAGTCACACCTGCAGCCTGGACTGGTGGGCAGGCCTGTTGTCAGGAATGAGTGACCGGATGAGAAGGTTGTGGGCATGAAACCTCCCCCTGTTGAACACCAGATGCTCCTTTaggcagcaggcagggcctggggcaggtcGCTGATCACCCCAGCTCTGTTTCCCTCTTGTCCCTGACCTTTTGGTGAGGAGTCAACGAAACACAGAGTTAGGCATTGCACACCTGTCAGCCACCACTGATGTTCTGCCACCACTCCCTCCACTCCACGAGCTCTAGACCTGGCAGCCTGGCCCCACAGCAGTGTGGGTCCTCCTGCCCAACTTTGCTGCCCATCCCCAGGCACAGGCTGGGTCTTGGGACATGGGCATGGATGGCGCTCCTTTTCCATCCTGGGAAGCAAAAGCAGGCCGCAGAGTCACGTGACACGGTCATGGCTAGGATGGGGTGACTGGATCAGGGCTGGCCTTTGACTCCATTTTCACAGGTTCTGTcctgcccagccaggcatggctgTGCGGGGTTTGCGGGAGTCGGGCAGAGGAGCTTTGCATGCTGTGATTTTGCAGGGGGGACTGTCCCAGCCTCAGTGTGACCTCAGgtgggcccagcctgggctggcctTAAAGATGAGCCTCTGGTATGTGGCTCCCACCACCCCGCCTCTGTGCTGCTCCTGTGTATGCTGAACCCCAGTCAGACGCTGTGCTGAGTCGTGGTTTTAAAATTGGGGTCGCTGTTCCTGCTAGTGCTTGGGACCAAGGCTGCCCAGGGGAAGGGACAGTGTCCAATGAATGGGCTCACCTCCCATCACTTGCTGAAACCATTTCCAGCATGGAGAGACCTTTTGCCTCTGTTCCCGCCCCACCCATCTCTCAGTGGCTTCCCCGGTCTGGGTGCATAGCCGCTGGACTCTGGACTCTGTCACAGCCTCCATCCCCGCCCTCTGGGCCGGGCTGAACTTGGGCCATGTGAGCAGCAGGCAGCGGCCTCCTAAATGAAATCATCTTCTAGTCTGCTCTCTCTAGTATTTGCCCCTGTCCACCCCGGGCAGGTGCTCACCCCAAGGCCAAGTGCTGCCCACCCGCCTGGCCTGTGTTCTCCTACCTCTGTGCTCAGCCCTTTGCCCCCAGGATGTTTAGCCTGTAAAGGGTtatgggttcaaatcctgattctGCTGCTTATTagctacttcctttttttttttttaaagctgtttttatgaaaactgtttatttgaaaggcagagaaggacgGAGAGGGAGTTCTAGAACAAGCAGtcttctattggttcactgcTTGAATGCCTGCAAAGaactggccctgggccaggctgaagccagagccaggaactctgtcaaagtctcccacgtgggtagtaGGGGCCGCAAgtgcttgctgccttccagggtgtgcattggcaggaagctggattggaagtggagttgctgggactgcAAGGGCAGCACAGGCCCACCCCACCTCCTCAGCCTCCTAATCCTGTTTCCCCCTGTGTCAGAGGGGTTTTGTGAGGAGCTGACAGGCCAGGGTGGACAGTGAACTGAAGACAGTGACTGAGCAGCAGGTGTAGAGGTCGtatttatctccattttacagcaaTGTGAATTGGCTTGTCCAAGACCCTGGATGCTCAGAGCTGGCCCATCATGCATCCCTCTGGGGTGGCAGATGGAGGAATTCTCCCTCTTAGGATGTTGATCTGGCCCTTGGGGCCTCTGTGTGTGCCAGGTGCCTGCAGGGGCTGCACCAGGGGCTGCAGATGTGGCGGCAGAAGACGCCCTCTGACTTTGACTACGCCGATTACCTCTCGCTGGACATCAGCATGCTGCGGCTCTTCGAGACCTTCCTGGAGGCGACTCCACAGCTCACGCTGCAGCTTGCCATTGTGCTGCAGATCGGCCAGGTCAAGCCCTTCCAATGTGAGTGACAGCCCTTCATCAGGGCCGtcgagagggaaaggaaggaggagccctgggttcaaatccagccCCTAGAAAATGACATGGCTTCCCAGGGGTATGGATGCCAGAGACATTCCTGCCTTCTCGGGTGGATGTAGAGGGTGAGGGAGGTGAGGGCGGCAAGTCCAGTGTCCGACACTTAGCAAATCTTAGCTATAATCTttgctatcttttaaaaaataaatatctatgtattaacttgaaaggtagagttagaaagagtgagagagattttccatctgttagtatattcctagatggctgcagtggccagactgggccagaccagagccaggagccaggagccaggagcctcttccaggcctcctacataggtgcagaggcccaagcacttgggccatcctcggccgctctcccaggccataagcagggagctggatgggaagtggggcagaaaggacttgaagtggtgcccatatagatTGCCAGTGTCATAGTTTTTCTTACTATGACCCATATTAGCTTCAGTCTTTGCTGCCTTGAGGCGCACAGGGATGAGTGTATTGTGTGCTGGGTGTATCCCAGCCTGCATGCTGGTCCAGCAGCTCCCTCCGCTTGTGCCAGAACGTGGTGTCCCTGCTGTGTCGCTGTGCTGCTGAGATGCCTGTGAACATGAACGAATTGCGTATTCTAGCTGCCCTACTGGGAAGCCAGGCTGGCAAGGAGCTGCAGGTGGCTGAGGCTGGGTTGGCAAGGAGCCACAGGTGGCAGAGACTGggctggcagggagctgtgggTGTCAGAGGCCGGGCTGGCAAGGAGCCGTGGGTGGCTGAGACAGGGCTGGCAGGGAGTCGCCGATGGCAGAGGCCAGGCTGGCAGGGAGTTGTGGGTGGCGGAGGCCGggctggcagggagctgtgggTGGCGGAGACCGggctggcagggagctgtgggtggtggaggtcaggctggcagggagctatgggtggcagggagctgtaggtggcagagagccacaggtggcagaggccagCAGGGCCTCATAAGCTACAGGATGCCCTCACCTGGCACGGAGCTGCAGGAAGGATTTTGCCTGTTAAAGGGAAAGGGCTGGCTCGAGGTCACAAGAACCAATCCTGGTTTCCCCTTGGCCCTTAGCACCCTGCACATATGAAGACCCCAGCCCCCACCTTGCCCCATATACTGCAGCCTTGCATGGCCCCAGTCCTCCTGTTGTGCCCCAGGTGTTGGGTGGCCTGGACAGTCAGTTAGCTGATCTGGTTGTTTCTATGACTGAGCAAGACAGGGTTGGACCTTCCCTCTAAGTGCAAGCACTTCCACCTCATTGCTGATTGTCTACAAACATTAAATGGAAATATCATGCCAGTGGCTGCGACCATGGCAGTTGAGTCCTGCCCTTGCCTTGGGGCAGGAGTAAGATGGAGGATAGGTCACCACAGGGGATGTGCAGACTGGAGCCCAGTGGCAGGCAGCCAGTGGCAGAGAAGCTGGCTGGAGGAGTGTCAGTGCTGCTGGGACCCGGGGCAGGGCCAAGAGGGAGTGAAGGGAGTGTTGGCCACAGCTCTGACCTTGACTGGGTCTGGGTTCCCagtgggcatctgaggaatgCATACTGAGGAGGTGCAGGACAGGAAGCCCCTAGACACCTTCTTGTGcagcttccttccctccctggagACCCCGATGCTGCCAGTCCAGCGTGGCCTCCGGGAGGTAGGACAGGACCTCCTGCGTCTTGGACAGTCAAAACCAGGGACTGTGTAAGAGGGCCTCGCCATGGGAACTTACCTCACCCTGTCCTAAGGGCAAGTGCAGCCTGCCACTTGTAGCCACCTGGATGGTTTcttgcctcccaggggctgcagtTACAGATTTTCAGTGTTCTTCCAGGAAAGGGAGTATTTAGGAGCTTCTGGGATTGGCTTTGGAGACATCCCTACCTGATTCTGAGTGACTCATTTCTAGCGCTGTCATGGAGCAATGTCCTTATGGCAGTATTGGGTGGAAGTCAGACAACATACCCAGGGGCTGACTCTCTGCAAGTCCCAACTCTGGTTGCATGAGTCTGCCATTCTCCAGCCCTGATTCAGGGGTCTGCCACCTGCCTCAGGGTTAGCTGTGACCTTGAAGGGTGCCAGGCAGACTGCCCATAGCACTTACTGGGTTCCTTTTCCTCTTGCAGGGGTCAGCATCTGTGCGTCCTTCCTGGGCATCTCGTGGGCACTGCTGGACTACCATCGGGCCTTGCGTACCTGCCTCTCTTCCAAATCTCGCCTGGGCCTGGGCTCTTCTGCCGTCTATTTCCTGTGGAACCTGCTGCTTCTGTGGCCCCGGGTCCTGGCCGTAGCCCTGTTCTCGGCCCTTTTCCCCTGCTACGTGGCCCTGCACTTCCTGTTTCTGTGGGTGGTGTTACTGTTCTGGGTCTGGCTGCAGGGCACAGActtcatgccaggccccagcacagAGTGGCTGTACCGGGCCACAGTGGCTGTCATCTTGTATTTCTCCTGGTTCAACGTGGCTGAGGGCCACACTCGAGGTCGGGCCACCATCCACCTGGCATTCGTCTTAAGTGACAGTGTTCTCCTGGTGATCACCTGGGTGACTCATAGCACCTGGCTGCCTGGCGGTAACCCATTGTACATATGGCTGCTAGTGTCCGGCTTCAGCTTCCTCCTGGGCCTGGCCCTGCGCCTCGCCTACTACTGCTGGCTGCACCCCAGCTACTCTCAGAAGCCTGACCGGGTGGATGGGGCCCGCAGCCTCCTTGCCCCAGAGCCGAGTCAGGTGCTCCACAATAGGCGCATGACTCAGCTGGCACGGAACTTTTTCTCTAAGGCTAAGGACGAGGCTGCTTCACAAGGGAGGGTGGAAGTGAATGGCACCCTTTGAAGCCGGGTGAGACCCTATCGCAGCTGCTCACCATGTGCAAAGTGTGATGTGGGCGGGTCCTGGGGGCTGAGGGCCATGAGCGGGATGGAGGACATCTGAGAAAGTGGCCTTTTCTGCCAGCTGACCAGAGCTCTCCCCTTACGGTGCTTGCACCTCATGCCACCTCTGCCCCATGCCCTATTCTTGTCTTCTGGGCTGAGAGGCCCAGGACTGCCAGGGGGTATTCTCTAGAATTCTCCATTCTCTCGCCATGCCCGTGTTGCCATTCTGTTCCTTCAGTAGCTGTTTACTGAGTGTGTTCTATGGTAGCAACATGATCTCATCCTTGGGTTTTAGATCCACAATAGCTGCCATCCTGGCCGCATCCCTTACCTATCTCAGCCAAGCCTGTGAGCCAGGGATGCCCAGTGCTGGGAGGTCTCTGCGAGCTCCTGCAGGACCCTAgtgcagctggcccagccctgtttggCTCTCAGGGGGCTGGCTGCCTTCCAGCCTATGGCCGGGCGGACCTGTGTTCTGGCTGTGCACAGCCATTGAGTGTTGCCTCCTCCTCTTGCCAGCGGCATACCTCCTACCTCACTGTGTGTAAGAGGAGGAGCCCAGGAGTGCCTCTGTCCGGGCCTGTGACAGACACTAAGTGTTGTTTGACAGTATTACTAGGTTGCTATTAAAACCTCATGGAATCTGCCAACCAAGTCTGTGTCATTCCACACCATCCAgagtttgaaggtttttttttttttttttaagatttatttatttttattggaaaggcagatatagagaggaagatcttccgtccaatgattcactctccaagtgactgcaatggccgatgctgtgctgatctgaagccgggaaccaggaacctcttccgggtctcccacacgggtgcagggtcccaaggctttgggccgtcctcgactgctttcccaggccacaagcagggagctggatgggaagtggagctgccaggattagaaccggcgcccatatgggatcgcgttcaaggtgaggactttagccgctaggccatggcgccggaccGAGTTTGAAGTTTAAAGGACCACAAAATCCTTTAATACTGGCAGTGTCCCCTGGGACACAGGGCCAGTGTGAGTGGGACTCCACAGCTCTTTTTTTCTGCAGTTTCAGGAGGTGGTGGGCCTCCAAAACCAGATCTAGACACATAACTTATTTATTCTACTGGAGATAATAACTGGGTGAGTAGAGGGCCAAGATGACATCAGCAGTGGCTGGGGGACAGCTCACgagcggccagggctgagcctggctcACTCACCACCTGCTTGAGCCATCTGGCAAGCAGTCAGGAAGAAAACTTGCAATGCTCACTTCTGCTGTGTGAAGGCTGTGGCAGTGCCCTTGGCCCAGAGGTGATGGGCTGGGGGAGCTGGACAGGGGGACACTGGGAAGCCAATGCTGGTGAATTCTACACCCAGTGTTACAGACAGAGGGTCTCACACAACTTGCACTCCAGTGGTTTCCAGACAAATTTCATGGAACAGCCTAGCCCATGGGGTGGCCAACATAATGTAAACAAAGAAATTCCCACCTGTTATCTTCATCACTTCATACATGTGAGAGAATATGGCAATCTCAGAATAAAGAGCCATTCTTTTCATCGAatactgctttcttttttaaaaaagtggttatttgccttttaaaagcaagatttattttttattggaaaggcagatttacacagaggagaggcagttcttacacccactggttcactccccaaatgctacaatagccagagctgagccaatctgaagccaggagccaggatttttttctgggtctcatgtgagtgcagggtcctcaaAACTTgaaccctcctccactgctttcccaggccattcagagggagctggatgggaagtggagcagctgggacacgaaccactgcccacatggcatgctggtgctGAGGGGAAGGATAAGCCTGATACGCTGCCAGGCCGACCCCTTACTGAGTACCTTTAAACAGACACGTAGATCATTACATTTTTCCTCATTCCTGCAGGAGTTGAGTGTTGGAGATGGTAGGCCTGGTTCTGACAATCCCTGAGTTCAGTGCTCACTGTTgccttggagacaggtttcaccAAGCCAGTTATTTGTTCCTTTCCTTGTCCACCACTGTCTCCTGTGAAGACTGGGCTGAGGGGAGAAGGATGTATATCCCAACAGGAGACAGGTGTTTAAAAGCTTTGTATTTTCAGCTGAGCTGCATCTGTACTCTGCAGATGAAGCTGTTATGGTAATGTGTGTGCAATAAAATTCagaccatgggcccggcggcgtggcctagcagctaaagtcctcgccttgaatgcgccgggatcccatatgggcgccggttctagtcccggcagcttcacttcccatccagctccctgcttgaggcctgggaaagcagtcgaggacggcccaatgcgttgggacactgcacccgcgtgggagacctggaggggttcctggctcctggaatcggatcggcgcgcatcggcctgttgcggttcacttggggagtgaatcatgggacggaagatcttcctctctgtctctcctcctctctctgtatatctgactttgcaataaaaataaatctttaaaaaaaaatctgtataaaaaaaattcagaccaTGTACTTTATGTATCTGGTAAATGATCGAGAAAGCTGTGAAAGTTAGCGGCTGACTcatttgtgcattttttaaatagttttttttttatagtttacaGAAGTCAGGACTtacactgtttttttaaagatttttttttttattggaaagtcagatttacagaaagaagtagacacaaatatctcccatccacttgttcactctccaagtcgctgcaatgtctagagctgagctgatccaaagccaggagccagaagccacttccaggtctcccacataggtgcagggtcccaaagctttgggccatcctctgttgctttcccaggccacaagcagggagctggatgggaagtagagcagctgggatacaaacgcACCgacgtgggatcctggcgcatgcaaggcgaggacttgagccactagttTACTCTGTTGGGCCCAGGAATCAGATTTCTCTCTCCAatcttgcctttcagataaattcaaacaaaaataatcctGTTGTCTTGCTAATTTTTACCTGTCATCAAAGATTTATAAGATGAATATGTGACATGCAGCCTGTGTGTGTCATATatgctatttgaaaggcagagcttcagacacacacatacaccccatcTACTGGTTTTCTCCCAAATGGCCCTAACAGGCAGGACTAGACTAGGTCAAACCTACAAGGTAGgagtccatcttggtctcccacaggggtggctagggtccaaggacttggacctcaATGCCTTCCtggggcacattagcaagaagctggagtagcCAGCTGGGAATGAGGACTCCACCACAGGCCACCTGCATCACAGTGGCAGCGTCCCTCCTCTGTGCTGCAACACCAGTCCCGGTATTTGTATTAATTCAGGCTAGGACAACGAATAGATGTGCTTCAAATACAATGTGGTGTGAGATCTGTTTCCAAAGATGAAAAGCTTGAATTACTGGACTACAAGGCAACCTCTTCCCTTCTAAAGGAATGCAGGGAAAAATCATCTTTCTCTGACATGCACGGTGCTTGAAAGCTAGCTCCAAGCTCTTCATTCCCTCCATGGTGATAAAAGCCAAGAAGCCTAAACTGTTTTCCAGACCGGCGAGGGGTGGTCACTCAGTCTGGAGAAGCAGAATGAGAACGTCATTGCTATGACCTGAAATCCGGCCAAGTCAAGGAAGATATGTTAGGATTCCAGTACTAAGCTTCAGAAAGCAATATATCTCACTATGGAGAAATGAAAATCTctcataaattatttaaaagggtTTATTTTCCCACACACATTCATGGTAGTTTGCTTCACTTTTTCACTGGTTGCTGTAGCGGTGAGGCCTCTCAGGAACCCCTCAGCCCTAATGAGGCCCCTACACAGCTGGGCAAACAGGCCAGACTTATTCAGAAAAGACACAGGAGCAAACCgtatagaaaataaaaactttattttttttttcaagtttatgaGATAGTTCCCGTTACATATAACATTATGGTCAAGGATACTACAGCCACGAATGCCCGCAGCCACATAAACAGATCCAACCCGCTCAATGCCTTTTCCTGCCGAGAGAGGTGCCTGAAGTCTGGAGGCGTCGAGCTTTGAGGAATCATCCTTAAGAAGGTGGCTCCTGTCAGCGCAT
This window of the Ochotona princeps isolate mOchPri1 chromosome 2, mOchPri1.hap1, whole genome shotgun sequence genome carries:
- the XKR8 gene encoding XK-related protein 8; the protein is MPWSPHAVILRDLVLGAFGTIAFLLDLGTDLWVAVQYVLSGHYLWAVLVLALLCLASVVLQLFSWIWLRGDSVQMQGAEPPSRRLALLHALQLGYLYRCLQGLHQGLQMWRQKTPSDFDYADYLSLDISMLRLFETFLEATPQLTLQLAIVLQIGQVKPFQWVSICASFLGISWALLDYHRALRTCLSSKSRLGLGSSAVYFLWNLLLLWPRVLAVALFSALFPCYVALHFLFLWVVLLFWVWLQGTDFMPGPSTEWLYRATVAVILYFSWFNVAEGHTRGRATIHLAFVLSDSVLLVITWVTHSTWLPGGNPLYIWLLVSGFSFLLGLALRLAYYCWLHPSYSQKPDRVDGARSLLAPEPSQVLHNRRMTQLARNFFSKAKDEAASQGRVEVNGTL